Proteins from one Ranitomeya variabilis isolate aRanVar5 chromosome 1, aRanVar5.hap1, whole genome shotgun sequence genomic window:
- the NDUFS2 gene encoding NADH dehydrogenase [ubiquinone] iron-sulfur protein 2, mitochondrial yields the protein MAALRAVGRLRAPSGALSGRWLRAAQPVREKQWQPDMEYMEQYSGAVMYPSAVTAKWVPAPWHDKDPPVHKEVSNLTINFGPQHPAAHGVLRLVMELSGESVKKCDPHVGLLHRGTEKLIEYKTYLQALPYFDRLDYVSMMCNEQCYSLAVEKLLNIRPPLRAQWIRVLFGELTRVMNHVVAVCCHAMDVGAMTPFFWMFEEREKMFEFYERVSGARMHAAYIRPGGVHQDMPLGLMNDIYEFIKNFSLRIDELEEMLTNNRIWKNRTVDIGVISAEDALNYGFSGVMLRGSGIQWDLRKSQPYDVYDQVEFDIPIGSRGDCYDRYLCRVEEMRQSLRIIHQCLNKMPEGEIKVDDAKISPPKRSEMKRSMESLIHHFKLYTEGYQVPPGATYTAIEAPKGEFGVYLVSDGTSRPYRCKIKAPGFAHLAGLDKMSQGHMLADVVAIIGTQDIVFGEVDR from the exons ATGGCGGCGCTCAGAGCTGTGGGACGGCTGCGGGCACCTTCAGGTGCTCTGTCCGGGCGCTGGCTGAGGGCGGCGCAGCCGGTCAG GGAGAAGCAATGGCAGCCGGACATGGAGTATATGGAGCAGTACAGCGGAGCTGTCATGTACCCCAGCGCCGTCACCGCCAAATGGGTGCCCGCCCCCTGGCACG ACAAGGACCCCCCTGTGCACAAGGAAGTGTCCAACCTCACCATCAACTTTGGCCCCCAGCATCCAGCCGCTCACGGCGTGCTCCGTCTGGTGATGGAGCTGAGCGGGGAGTCAGTGAAGAAGTGCGACCCCCACGTGGGCCTCCTGCACCGAGGAACAGAGAAGCTGATCGAGTACAAAACCTACCTGCAG GCTCTGCCATACTTTGACCGTCTGGACTATGTCTCCATGATGTGCAATGAGCAATGCTACTCCCTGGCGGTAGAGAAGCTGCTAAACATCCGCCCCCCGCTCCGAGCTCAGTGGATCAGAG TGCTGTTTGGGGAATTAACCCGAGTGATGAACCACGTCGTGGCGGTGTGCTGCCATGCTATGGACGTCGGTGCCATGACCCCCTTCTTCTGGATGTTCGAGGAGCGAGAGAAG ATGTTCGAGTTTTATGAGCGGGTGTCGGGGGCTCGGATGCATGCAGCCTACATCCGGCCCGGAGGAGTGCACCAG GACATGCCGCTCGGCCTGATGAACGACATCTATGAGTTCATAAAGAACTTTTCGCTGCGGATTGACGAGCTGGAAGAG ATGCTGACAAACAACCGAATCTGGAAGAACCGGACTGTGGACATTGGGGTGATCTCCGCCGAGGACGCCCTGAACTACGGGTTTAG TGGTGTGATGCTCCGAGGTTCAGGGATCCAGTGGGACCTCCGGAAGTCGCAGCCATACGATGTGTATGACCAGGTGGAGTTTGACATCCCCATTGGATCTAGGGGAGATTGTTATGACAG GTACCTGTGTCGTGTGGAGGAGATGCGCCAATCCCTGCGAATTATCCACCAGTGTCTCAATAAGATGCCGGAAGGCGAGATCAAGGTGGATGACGCCAAAATCTCCCCACCCAAGAGGTCTGAAATGAAG CGCTCCATGGAGTCTCTGATCCATCACTTCAAGCTGTACACTGAGGGCTACCAAGTGCCCCCCGGAGCCACCTACACCGCCATCGAGGCCCCCAAG GGTGAGTTTGGGGTCTACTTGGTGTCTGATGGAACGAGCCGCCCGTACCGCTGTAAGATAAAGGCCCCCGGATTCGCTCACTTG GCCGGCTTGGACAAGATGTCGCAGGGTCACATGCTCGCGGACGTAGTCGCCATCATCG GGACTCAGGATATCGTGTTTGGAGAAGTTGACCGATAA
- the FCER1G gene encoding high affinity immunoglobulin epsilon receptor subunit gamma — protein MQEPEICYILDGILFLYGIVLTALYCHLKVKTAKAKKAESGAGHYEHLHYPERQIYSEIGKAETEMTVKGGEGVYTGLGPTDKATYETLNRGAKVN, from the exons ATGCAAGAGCCGGAGATCTGCTACATCCTGGACGGCATCCTCTTCCTCTACGGGATTGTCCTCACCGCTCTCTACTGCCACCTGAAG GTGAAGACGGCCAAAGCCAAGAAGGCAGAGTCGGGGGCGGGGCATTACGAG CATCTGCACTACCCAGAGAGGCAGATCTACAGTGAGATCGGGAAGGCCGAGACCGAGATGACGGTGAAG GGGGGTGAAGGCGTCTACACT GGTCTTGGACCGACAGACAAGGCCACGTATGAGACTCTTAACCGTGGAGCGAAAGTGAACTGA
- the DEDD gene encoding death effector domain-containing protein: protein MAQQKRSREEAWSEEECEREHGLYSLHRMFDIVGTHLTHRDVRVLSFLFVDVIDDYERGMIRSGRDFLLALERQGRCDETNFRQVLQLLRIITRHDLLPYVTLKRRKAVCPDLVDKYLEETSIHYVTPRTQSSMEVGAQQPHTAGTPHHPMVCSSHSGPQICTKRPGRGRPPLSSQRKRRKSITPDPKEKQTCDIRLRVRAEYCQHETALQGNVFSNKQDPLERQFERFNQANTILKSRDLGSIICDIKFSELTYLDAFWRDYINGSLLEALKGVFITDSLKQAVGHEAIKLLVNVDEEDYEIGRQKLLRNLIVQSSL, encoded by the exons ATGGCCCAGCAGAAGCGGAGCAGGGAAGAGGCCTGGTCGGAGGAGGAGTGTGAGCGGGAGCATGGACTGTACAGCCTGCACCGCATGTTTGACATTGTGGGCACTCACCTGACTCACCGCGACGTGCGGGTCCTCTCCTTCCTCTTTGTGGACGTTATTGATGACTATGAGAGGGGCATGATCCGCAGTGGCCGGGACTTCCTGCTCGCTCTGGAGAGGCAGGGCCGTTGCGATGAAACAAACTTCCGCCAGGTGCTGCAGTTATTGAGGATCATTACGAGGCACGACCTGCTCCCCTACGTAACGCTGAAAAGGAGGAAGGCCG TTTGTCCGGATCTTGTAGATAAATACCTTGAGGAAACCTCTATCCACTACGTCACACCGCGGACACAAAGCAGCATGGAGGTTGGCGCTCAGCAGCCGCACACAGCTG GAACGCCGCACCATCCCATGGTCTGCTCCTCCCACTCCGGACCCCAGATCTGCACAAAGAGGCCTGGCCGAGGGAGACCACCACTCAGTAGTCAGAGAAAGAGGAGGAAATCCATCACGCCAGACCCCAAGGAGAAACAGACATGCG ACATCCGACTGCGGGTACGGGCCGAGTACTGCCAGCACGAGACGGCCCTGCAAGGAAACGTCTTCTCCAACAAGCAGGACCCTTTAGAGCGACAGTTTGAACGTTTTAACCAGGCGAAcaccattctaaagtcccgggacCTGGGCTCCATCATCTGCGACATTAAGTTCTCTGAGCTCACCTACCTGGACGCCTTCTGGCGCGACTACATCAACGGCTCGCTGCTGGAAGCGCTGAAAGGCGTCTTCATCACGGACTCGCTTAAGCAGGCGGTGGGCCACGAGGCCATCAAACTACTGGTCAACGTGGATGAGGAAGACTATGAAATCGGCCGCCAGAAACTGCTACGAAACTTAATAGTGCAGAGTTCCCTGTGA